A genomic region of Candidatus Desulfatibia profunda contains the following coding sequences:
- a CDS encoding MBL fold metallo-hydrolase, with protein MTSAKPVEISVTILGSGTCVPSLRRSSCSVFVKIKNSLLLFDSGPGTMRRLLEAGTTIFDISHLFYSHLHPDHAGEMVPFLFANKYGDGFRRKIPLTIVAAQGFSTFYNRLKSVYGSWIELAPGFFNIIELAADADDVCGFDNFKIRSSPVEHIAGSIAYRVTSSGGRSVVYSGDTDFCESLISLAKDADLLICESAHPDDLKVKGHLTPSLAGEIARRANVRKLVLTHFYPECDHADIEKECRKTYAGPLMLAEDLMNIGL; from the coding sequence ATGACTTCCGCAAAACCTGTTGAAATCTCCGTGACCATCTTAGGTTCGGGAACTTGCGTTCCTTCGCTCCGGCGCAGTTCATGCTCTGTTTTCGTGAAAATAAAAAACAGCCTGCTGCTCTTCGATTCCGGTCCCGGCACCATGCGGCGGCTGCTTGAAGCCGGGACAACCATTTTTGACATTTCTCATCTTTTTTACAGCCATTTGCATCCGGACCATGCCGGTGAAATGGTTCCTTTCTTATTTGCCAATAAATATGGTGACGGCTTTCGACGCAAAATACCACTGACGATCGTGGCCGCCCAAGGTTTTTCAACCTTCTACAACCGTTTAAAATCGGTTTATGGCTCCTGGATTGAGCTTGCGCCCGGATTTTTCAACATCATCGAGCTTGCCGCCGACGCAGATGATGTCTGTGGTTTCGATAATTTTAAAATCCGATCGTCTCCGGTGGAACATATCGCCGGCAGTATCGCTTACAGGGTTACAAGTTCCGGCGGAAGATCGGTCGTCTATTCCGGTGATACGGACTTTTGCGAGAGTCTGATTTCACTTGCCAAAGATGCGGATCTTCTGATTTGTGAATCGGCCCACCCCGACGATCTCAAAGTCAAAGGACATCTTACGCCCTCGCTGGCCGGCGAGATTGCTCGGCGAGCAAACGTCCGCAAACTGGTCCTGACCCACTTTTATCCCGAATGCGACCATGCCGATATTGAAAAAGAATGCCGTAAAACCTATGCCGGCCCGCTGATGCTGGCCGAGGACCTGATGAACATCGGCCTTTAG